From Erwinia sp. HDF1-3R, one genomic window encodes:
- a CDS encoding iron chelate uptake ABC transporter family permease subunit, translating to MTRNIFVGLAVMLALMAGSLCVGPGDVTLSGLWTNAEMREIALISRVPRTLALVLAGCAMSVAGLIMQMLTQNRFVEPTLAGTTQSASLGLLLVTLISPSAPVITKMAVSTLFALAGTLLFMLLIQRMRIRSALLVPLSGMMLGAVFSAITTFLAMQFDLLQSLGGWASGDFSGVMQGRYELLWSVGGLTLLAMLIADRFTLAGMGRDFSVNSGLNYPRVMLTGMTIIALVCGVVVVVIGVLPFVGLIVPNIVSMAMGDNLRRSLPWVAMCGGGLVVLCDIAGRLIGYPFEVPASAMLGVVGAVVFLTLLLRKKRHVR from the coding sequence ATGACGCGTAATATTTTTGTCGGGCTGGCCGTCATGCTTGCCCTGATGGCAGGTAGCCTGTGCGTTGGCCCGGGAGACGTTACCCTTAGCGGCCTGTGGACCAATGCGGAGATGCGGGAAATTGCCCTTATCAGTCGGGTTCCGCGCACGCTGGCGCTGGTGCTGGCGGGCTGTGCGATGAGCGTGGCAGGGCTGATTATGCAGATGCTGACGCAGAATCGCTTTGTCGAGCCTACCCTCGCTGGCACCACGCAGTCGGCCAGCCTTGGCCTGCTGCTGGTGACCCTGATCAGCCCGTCAGCCCCGGTCATCACCAAAATGGCGGTCTCCACACTGTTTGCCCTGGCAGGCACCCTGCTTTTTATGCTGCTTATCCAGCGGATGCGCATCCGATCCGCCCTGCTGGTTCCGCTGTCCGGCATGATGCTGGGTGCCGTGTTTAGCGCGATAACCACCTTCCTGGCGATGCAGTTCGATCTGCTCCAGTCGCTGGGCGGCTGGGCCTCGGGTGATTTTTCTGGCGTAATGCAGGGCCGCTATGAGCTGCTGTGGAGCGTGGGAGGGCTGACGCTGCTGGCGATGCTGATTGCAGACCGTTTCACCCTCGCCGGCATGGGGCGGGATTTCTCCGTCAACAGTGGCCTGAATTACCCCCGGGTGATGCTGACCGGCATGACAATTATTGCGCTGGTCTGCGGCGTGGTGGTGGTGGTCATTGGCGTACTGCCCTTCGTGGGGCTGATCGTCCCGAATATCGTCAGCATGGCAATGGGCGATAATCTTCGCCGCAGCCTGCCGTGGGTGGCGATGTGCGGCGGTGGGCTGGTGGTTCTGTGCGATATCGCAGGTCGGCTGATCGGCTACCCCTTTGAAGTCCCCGCCAGCGCAATGCTTGGCGTAGTGGGTGCGGTCGTTTTTCTCACCCTGCTGCTGAGGAAAAAACGCCATGTCCGTTAA
- a CDS encoding iron chelate uptake ABC transporter family permease subunit, protein MIIYMTLNLSGNLRYILLHRGQVLATLLLVAFASGVATLLFQTVTHNRILTPSIMGMESLFILIQTLAVFFIDADALRSLGTVGKFVCESLLLVIFSMLLYRWLFASVGVDLHRVLLAGLVFGTLFNSLSGLMQRLLSPGEFAILQGRMFATFTRAAPEVLALAAAVILVITLIIWRMRHQLDVLALGRDAAISLGVCWRQKTLVLLILIAVLVAISTALVGPLTFFGLLVANLTWQLAGSHRHQYLLPVVVLTGIVTLVGGQLILERLLHMSGTLSVVIEFTGGGLFLYLLIKKVSL, encoded by the coding sequence ATGATTATCTATATGACCCTCAACCTGAGCGGCAACCTGCGCTATATCCTGCTGCATCGTGGGCAGGTTCTGGCGACCCTGCTGCTGGTCGCCTTTGCCTCGGGCGTCGCCACGCTGCTGTTTCAGACGGTCACCCATAACCGCATCCTTACGCCGTCCATTATGGGTATGGAGTCGCTGTTTATCCTGATACAGACGCTGGCCGTCTTTTTTATTGACGCTGACGCCCTGCGCTCGCTGGGCACTGTCGGGAAATTTGTCTGCGAGTCGCTGCTGCTGGTGATTTTCTCGATGCTGCTTTATCGCTGGCTGTTTGCCAGCGTCGGGGTGGATCTGCACCGGGTCCTGCTGGCCGGGCTGGTATTTGGCACGCTGTTTAACAGCCTTTCCGGCCTGATGCAGCGCCTGCTCTCACCCGGTGAGTTTGCCATCCTCCAGGGGAGGATGTTTGCCACCTTTACCCGCGCCGCCCCCGAGGTACTGGCGCTGGCCGCTGCGGTTATTTTGGTGATCACGCTGATTATCTGGCGAATGCGGCACCAGCTTGACGTACTGGCGCTGGGGCGCGACGCCGCCATCAGCCTTGGCGTCTGCTGGCGGCAGAAAACCCTGGTGCTGCTGATACTGATCGCCGTACTGGTGGCGATATCCACCGCGCTGGTTGGGCCGTTGACCTTTTTTGGACTGCTGGTGGCCAATCTGACCTGGCAGCTTGCTGGCTCACACCGGCATCAGTATCTGCTGCCGGTAGTGGTACTGACGGGGATCGTGACGCTGGTCGGGGGGCAGCTAATTCTGGAGCGCCTGCTGCATATGTCCGGCACCCTGTCGGTGGTGATTGAATTCACCGGCGGTGGACTGTTTCTTTACCTGCTGATTAAAAAGGTGTCGTTATGA
- a CDS encoding ATP-binding cassette domain-containing protein produces MIEIRDVTKTYQQTRVLKQISETLSEGGITAIIGANGAGKSTLLSVISRLLTPDAGSVSIDGQVVGKKSSSELAKVLSILRQENHPMGRLTVSDLVGFGRYPHSRGRLTAEDRQHIERALAFLNLHPLRDRYLDELSGGQRQRAFVAMVLCQDTKYVLLDEPLNNLDIRHSVAMMNELRRAADELQKTVLLVIHDINFASAYADHIIAMKEGEIIRRGSPQQMMTAENLEAIFDTPVTVERLNGHYVALYYRSMDPARPDVA; encoded by the coding sequence ATGATTGAAATTCGCGATGTGACAAAAACATATCAGCAGACGCGGGTGCTAAAGCAGATCAGCGAAACGCTGTCCGAAGGCGGGATCACCGCGATCATTGGCGCTAACGGCGCGGGAAAATCCACGCTGCTGTCGGTTATCAGCCGCCTGCTCACGCCCGATGCCGGCAGCGTTAGCATTGACGGTCAGGTGGTGGGTAAAAAATCCAGCAGCGAACTGGCGAAGGTGCTGTCGATCCTGCGCCAGGAAAATCACCCGATGGGCCGTCTGACGGTCAGCGACCTGGTCGGCTTTGGCCGCTATCCGCATTCACGCGGGCGCCTGACGGCAGAGGATCGTCAGCATATCGAGCGTGCACTGGCCTTTCTGAATCTGCATCCTCTGCGCGATCGCTACCTTGATGAGCTCTCTGGTGGCCAGCGGCAGCGCGCCTTTGTGGCCATGGTTCTCTGTCAGGATACGAAATACGTGCTGCTTGATGAGCCGTTAAACAACCTGGATATTCGGCACAGCGTGGCGATGATGAACGAACTGCGTCGCGCGGCGGATGAATTACAAAAAACAGTCCTGCTGGTTATTCATGATATTAATTTTGCCTCCGCCTATGCGGACCACATTATTGCCATGAAGGAGGGCGAAATTATCCGGCGCGGCAGCCCGCAGCAGATGATGACGGCGGAAAATCTTGAGGCCATATTCGACACGCCGGTAACCGTTGAACGGCTCAACGGGCACTATGTCGCCCTTTATTACCGCAGCATGGATCCGGCACGGCCAGACGTTGCCTGA
- a CDS encoding alpha/beta hydrolase, whose product MISRRRLIQASGAVLLAMTTGKIFAREDIIPLWPDDPPGGGGPSGNLHVSVNGSWSNIVSPAIQRFQPAEPNGSAVLIAAGGGYRWIGMGGEAWPVARWLNARGYTAYVLSYRLPGEKWRAGSYAPLQDAQRAIRLVRSMEKKVHLLGFSAGGHLLGLAAARPDFASYPPQDPLDSVVPVVDSVGLIYPVITLEPPYTHTNTHLQLVGKNASRNEEANWSVENYVTHRYPPTFLAQAEDDPISNPHNTVIMHDTCRRMGVSVEQINITRGGHGFGLGRAGSPAAIWDEAYAVWLASRR is encoded by the coding sequence ATGATTAGTCGTCGTCGGTTGATCCAGGCCTCCGGCGCCGTATTGCTTGCGATGACCACCGGTAAAATCTTCGCGCGGGAGGATATTATTCCTCTCTGGCCCGACGATCCCCCTGGCGGTGGCGGCCCCAGCGGCAACCTGCACGTTTCGGTTAACGGCTCCTGGTCAAATATCGTCAGCCCGGCCATTCAGCGCTTCCAGCCCGCAGAGCCAAACGGATCGGCGGTGCTAATTGCCGCAGGTGGCGGCTATCGCTGGATAGGCATGGGCGGTGAAGCCTGGCCGGTGGCGCGCTGGCTAAATGCCCGCGGCTATACCGCCTATGTACTGAGCTATCGCCTGCCGGGTGAAAAATGGCGGGCCGGGAGCTATGCGCCCTTGCAGGACGCGCAGCGGGCAATCCGGCTGGTGCGATCAATGGAAAAGAAGGTGCATCTTCTGGGCTTCTCGGCCGGTGGTCATCTGCTGGGTCTGGCCGCCGCGCGCCCCGACTTTGCCTCCTACCCGCCTCAGGACCCCCTTGACAGCGTCGTACCGGTGGTGGACAGCGTGGGGTTAATTTATCCCGTTATCACCCTTGAGCCACCCTACACCCACACCAATACGCATCTTCAGCTGGTGGGAAAAAACGCGTCGAGAAATGAAGAGGCCAACTGGTCGGTGGAAAACTATGTGACCCATCGCTATCCCCCGACCTTTTTGGCCCAGGCAGAGGACGATCCGATCTCCAACCCGCACAACACGGTGATCATGCACGATACCTGCCGACGGATGGGCGTCTCCGTCGAGCAGATTAATATTACCCGGGGCGGCCACGGGTTTGGTTTGGGCAGGGCGGGTTCACCTGCCGCTATCTGGGATGAAGCTTACGCGGTCTGGCTGGCCTCGCGGCGTTAA
- a CDS encoding TIGR00645 family protein, translated as MERFTENLIYASRWLLAPIYLGLSLGLLALAIKFFQEVFHLLPNVLAMAENDLVLVLLSMIDLTLVGGLLVMVMLSGYENFVSRLDIAEHKEKLSWLGKMDSGSLKNKVAASIVAISSIHLLRVFMDAKNIPDNKLMWYVLIHLTFVLSAFVMGYLDGMSRREKSSTH; from the coding sequence ATGGAACGTTTCACTGAAAACCTTATTTATGCTTCGCGCTGGCTGCTGGCGCCCATTTATTTAGGCCTCTCACTGGGACTGCTGGCGCTGGCCATTAAGTTCTTCCAGGAGGTTTTTCACCTGCTCCCCAACGTGCTGGCGATGGCCGAAAACGATCTGGTGCTGGTACTGCTGTCGATGATTGACCTGACGCTGGTGGGCGGCCTGCTGGTGATGGTGATGCTGTCCGGCTACGAAAACTTTGTTTCCAGATTAGATATCGCCGAACATAAAGAGAAGCTGAGCTGGCTGGGTAAGATGGACTCCGGCTCGCTGAAAAATAAAGTGGCGGCATCCATTGTCGCGATCTCATCCATTCACCTGCTGAGGGTGTTTATGGATGCGAAAAATATCCCTGATAACAAGCTCATGTGGTACGTGCTGATTCACCTGACCTTCGTCCTTTCCGCTTTTGTGATGGGCTATCTCGACGGCATGTCGCGCCGGGAAAAGAGCTCCACTCACTGA
- a CDS encoding helix-turn-helix domain-containing protein, whose amino-acid sequence MKGEIVDVIIDWIEDHLDDGLNIEAVAARSGYSKWHLQRAFKEKKGMTLGSFIRCRRLDQAAKSLVSSHKTIMTISMDLGFSSQQCFQRVFKKHFNVTPRDYRNQYREFH is encoded by the coding sequence GTGAAAGGCGAAATTGTAGACGTAATTATTGACTGGATCGAAGATCACCTCGATGACGGGCTCAATATCGAAGCCGTCGCGGCCCGTTCAGGTTACTCAAAATGGCATTTGCAGCGCGCGTTTAAAGAGAAAAAAGGCATGACCCTGGGCTCGTTTATCCGCTGCCGCAGGTTGGATCAGGCGGCAAAAAGCCTGGTCAGTTCGCATAAAACCATTATGACCATTTCCATGGATCTGGGCTTTTCCTCCCAGCAGTGCTTTCAGCGCGTGTTCAAAAAGCACTTTAACGTGACCCCCAGAGACTATCGCAATCAGTACCGCGAATTTCACTGA
- a CDS encoding LysR family transcriptional regulator, with the protein MFDLNLVRVFTAIYETRSVSGAANRLYITQPSASYALAKLRDETNDELFKRSRSGMEPTPTAVQLYKVFKRSLTGIDKAVAETRTFSPETSRHKFRLALSDLGELLLLPKLVAWLRQAAPNIQLEVLPVDMERLDEWLLTGRIDAALCSRNESVSSAQRELMLYERYVCLLNIHHPSIGETLSLEEYLDAQHVIVSATSGHHIVEDRLKEFGFEREIAVEVPHFAALGELIASSELLVTLPSSAAKIYARRGNGRILELPFQVPNQEVFLYGHTEIGDITAKTWFYDVLRITGPGMIEP; encoded by the coding sequence ATGTTCGATCTCAATTTGGTGCGCGTCTTTACGGCTATCTATGAAACCCGCAGCGTGAGCGGGGCGGCAAACCGACTATATATTACTCAACCCTCGGCCAGTTACGCGCTGGCAAAGCTGCGGGATGAGACCAATGATGAGCTGTTTAAGCGCAGCCGCAGCGGCATGGAGCCGACGCCCACGGCAGTTCAGCTGTATAAGGTGTTCAAGAGATCCCTGACCGGCATTGATAAAGCCGTGGCGGAAACGCGTACCTTTTCTCCGGAAACCTCGCGGCATAAATTTCGCCTGGCGCTGTCGGACTTAGGGGAACTGCTGCTGCTGCCGAAGCTGGTAGCCTGGCTGCGGCAGGCGGCTCCGAATATCCAGCTGGAGGTGTTACCGGTGGATATGGAGCGTCTGGATGAGTGGCTGCTGACCGGCCGTATTGATGCCGCGCTGTGCAGCCGCAATGAATCCGTCTCTTCTGCCCAGCGCGAACTGATGCTCTACGAGCGCTACGTCTGCCTGCTGAATATCCATCATCCCAGCATTGGCGAGACGCTGTCGCTGGAGGAGTACCTGGACGCACAGCACGTGATTGTGTCAGCGACCAGCGGGCATCATATTGTCGAGGACCGGCTAAAAGAGTTTGGCTTTGAGCGTGAGATTGCGGTGGAAGTGCCGCATTTTGCTGCCCTTGGCGAACTTATCGCCTCCAGCGAGCTGCTGGTTACCCTGCCCTCCAGCGCCGCTAAAATTTATGCCCGTCGGGGCAATGGACGCATTCTTGAACTGCCCTTTCAGGTGCCTAATCAGGAGGTTTTCCTTTATGGTCATACCGAAATCGGCGATATCACCGCTAAAACCTGGTTTTATGATGTGTTAAGGATTACCGGGCCTGGGATGATTGAACCCTGA
- a CDS encoding GNAT family N-acetyltransferase produces the protein MSLTLLTQLADFPASQWDALTPDASPFTRHAFLSTLEESGCLGKGTGWQPEHLLWSEKGQALAAVPGYRKAHSRGEYVFDHAWADACQRAGIPYYPKWLAAVPFSPVTGGRLLGEAAAGKKLLQAIPDFLHQQQRYSAHINFSDAHTHAIMQDEPGWLLRLGCQYHWRNPGYRDFQDFLDQLMSRKRKQIRRERERVASQGFDFSWLAGHQLSETHWDFVYTCYANTYAVRGQRPYLTRHFFSLLAERMPEAIRVVLATRHGQAVAMAFSLIDGSSLYGRYWGCLEEFNHLHFETCFYQGMEYAIAQGLSRFDAGAQGEHKLVRGFEPVITESWHLLRHEGLHDAVADFLQQEREGVHAWAEEARLALPFHRPA, from the coding sequence ATGTCACTGACTCTTTTGACGCAGCTGGCCGATTTTCCCGCCAGCCAGTGGGATGCCCTCACTCCGGACGCGAGTCCCTTTACTCGTCACGCTTTTCTCAGCACGCTGGAAGAGAGTGGTTGTCTGGGTAAAGGCACCGGCTGGCAGCCGGAACACCTGCTGTGGAGTGAAAAGGGTCAGGCGCTGGCCGCCGTGCCCGGCTACCGAAAAGCGCACTCCCGAGGCGAATACGTGTTTGATCACGCCTGGGCAGATGCCTGCCAGCGCGCCGGAATACCCTATTATCCTAAATGGCTGGCCGCCGTCCCCTTTAGCCCGGTCACGGGCGGCCGACTGCTTGGTGAGGCAGCGGCCGGAAAGAAACTGTTGCAGGCGATCCCGGACTTCCTGCATCAGCAGCAGCGATACAGCGCCCATATCAACTTTAGCGACGCGCACACCCACGCGATTATGCAGGACGAACCGGGCTGGCTGCTGCGCCTCGGCTGCCAGTATCACTGGCGTAACCCGGGATACCGGGATTTTCAGGACTTTCTCGACCAGCTCATGTCACGCAAGCGCAAGCAGATCCGTCGTGAACGCGAACGCGTTGCCAGCCAGGGTTTCGACTTTAGCTGGCTGGCGGGTCACCAGCTCAGCGAGACACACTGGGATTTTGTTTATACCTGCTATGCCAATACCTATGCGGTACGGGGACAGCGCCCTTACCTGACCCGACACTTCTTTAGCCTGCTGGCGGAAAGGATGCCTGAGGCCATCCGCGTGGTACTGGCAACCCGGCATGGCCAGGCGGTGGCGATGGCATTCAGCCTTATTGACGGTTCATCGCTCTATGGTCGCTACTGGGGATGCCTGGAAGAGTTTAACCACCTGCATTTTGAAACCTGTTTCTATCAGGGGATGGAGTACGCCATTGCGCAGGGCCTGTCACGCTTTGACGCCGGTGCGCAGGGTGAGCACAAGCTGGTACGGGGCTTTGAGCCGGTTATCACCGAATCCTGGCACCTGCTGCGCCATGAAGGCCTGCATGACGCGGTGGCTGACTTTTTGCAGCAGGAGCGAGAAGGCGTCCACGCGTGGGCGGAAGAAGCCCGGCTGGCTTTACCCTTCCACCGTCCAGCTTAA
- a CDS encoding EscJ/YscJ/HrcJ family type III secretion inner membrane ring protein, whose product MKKIHLVLPLTVLLLTGCKQDELLKGLDQSQANDVIALLQRNNILAMKKGALKEGFSVSVEPRDFAAAVDLMATYGLPRQPNMEIAQMFPADSLVSSPRAEKARLYSGIEQRLAQSLLAIQGVVSARVHVSYDFDAGEGERKKKPVHLSSLLNYDNRIVDTTLLIGDVKRFLKNSFDDIDYDNISVVLSKVDNVQRIPPLASPASSPTSTSWLLIGGLLTLGLLMFFMLFVKRSNHSLATTLKNRHGFKKGNFFSRKETLKREMPEDKNSLASVSEDLSAKGNVKGSDNAR is encoded by the coding sequence ATGAAAAAAATTCATCTAGTATTGCCACTAACCGTCCTCCTCCTTACCGGGTGTAAGCAGGACGAGTTATTGAAAGGCCTTGATCAAAGCCAGGCAAACGACGTTATTGCGCTATTACAGCGTAATAACATTCTGGCGATGAAGAAGGGGGCTCTAAAGGAAGGCTTTAGCGTTTCGGTCGAACCCCGAGATTTTGCCGCCGCCGTGGATCTTATGGCTACCTATGGGCTACCCCGTCAGCCTAATATGGAAATAGCACAAATGTTTCCAGCCGATTCACTGGTTTCATCACCGCGTGCGGAAAAAGCGCGTCTTTACTCTGGTATAGAACAGCGACTTGCACAGTCCTTGCTGGCTATCCAGGGAGTCGTCTCGGCGCGCGTCCATGTTAGCTATGATTTTGACGCGGGCGAGGGCGAAAGGAAAAAGAAGCCGGTTCATTTATCATCATTACTTAACTACGATAATCGTATCGTCGATACGACTCTTTTAATTGGCGATGTTAAGCGTTTCTTAAAAAATAGCTTTGACGACATAGATTATGACAATATCTCTGTGGTGCTTTCAAAGGTGGATAATGTTCAGCGTATTCCACCCCTCGCATCACCGGCAAGCTCTCCTACCAGTACATCATGGCTACTTATTGGCGGGCTATTAACACTGGGTTTGTTGATGTTTTTTATGTTATTTGTAAAGAGGAGTAACCATTCTCTGGCAACAACATTAAAAAACCGCCATGGTTTTAAGAAGGGAAATTTTTTCAGCAGAAAAGAGACGCTGAAAAGAGAGATGCCAGAGGATAAAAACTCATTAGCCAGCGTTTCTGAGGATCTTAGCGCTAAAGGAAATGTGAAGGGTAGTGATAATGCACGTTAA
- the sctI gene encoding type III secretion system inner rod subunit SctI yields MSILINSIQAFSGQTSDITMSDPSPMSLEERMIQAYARTASEAQAEQADVINRLQMGRVTSDPAELFKLQQRTSDYNLQVSMISTLTRKGVSAVETLLRS; encoded by the coding sequence ATGAGTATTCTAATTAACTCAATTCAGGCGTTCTCTGGTCAGACATCCGATATTACTATGTCCGATCCGTCACCGATGTCGCTGGAAGAGCGTATGATTCAGGCCTATGCCAGAACTGCATCGGAGGCTCAGGCGGAACAGGCAGATGTCATCAACAGATTGCAGATGGGTAGAGTCACCTCCGATCCAGCTGAATTATTCAAGCTGCAACAAAGAACCTCAGATTATAATCTGCAGGTATCCATGATTAGTACATTAACTCGTAAAGGTGTCAGTGCTGTAGAGACTTTACTGCGCTCCTGA
- a CDS encoding type III secretion system needle complex protein, whose protein sequence is MEGWDGFLSAMSGDFDTGVTNLNEELSAALEHLKSDPSNPEYLAKYQSRLSEYTLYRNAQSNVVKVYKDVASAIITNFR, encoded by the coding sequence ATGGAAGGCTGGGACGGTTTTTTATCCGCTATGTCCGGCGATTTCGATACCGGTGTGACTAATCTTAATGAAGAGCTGAGTGCGGCACTGGAGCACCTTAAGAGCGATCCCTCTAACCCTGAGTATCTTGCTAAATATCAATCCCGCTTGTCGGAATATACACTTTATCGTAATGCGCAGTCTAACGTTGTGAAAGTGTATAAGGACGTTGCGTCCGCTATTATCACCAACTTCCGATAA
- a CDS encoding PrgH/EprH family type III secretion apparatus protein, with protein sequence MSQEKENLKLTNNIVVRLINGMLRGCEFTLASGKTLFIVSDDSTIRQQHQGTILPDSTIYIPAKDNDSNFEILVPAQADQQVILRELGEEKTPERAIISNEIITIGGQRIAWRPEAVPFSDEVLADNTEETMPSFVTQGEEVKRPRSVWLKRAMVVGIVGCISFAGYTYLTETQRQISSVSTFLESGIGNYHIVYGKDKKIYVLAITDMAAQWALQTIVRTPQSYQMQVLTLKAEEQRISKWIGSNWPQVKFHRVILDEPQRPVVQISAERTRLNESEKSRLISAMLKDIPYSSSIAIENLSDKKVKMLAVEGLKKMALLFTEIDNGSSTTFVIRGAIEDGELDRLKSFITQYYQTWGGEYIQFALELKNDWLKGKSYKYGEQGYVKLAPGHWYFPRNIQKDL encoded by the coding sequence ATGTCACAGGAAAAAGAAAACCTCAAGCTTACTAATAACATAGTAGTGAGGTTGATAAACGGTATGCTACGTGGATGTGAGTTCACACTGGCATCAGGTAAGACCTTATTTATTGTTAGTGATGACAGTACTATTCGGCAGCAACATCAAGGAACGATTTTACCCGACAGTACTATTTATATACCGGCAAAAGATAATGATTCTAACTTTGAGATTTTGGTGCCTGCTCAGGCTGACCAGCAGGTTATATTGCGGGAGCTGGGGGAAGAAAAAACGCCGGAAAGGGCTATTATCTCTAATGAAATCATAACTATTGGTGGGCAAAGAATTGCCTGGCGTCCTGAAGCTGTCCCCTTTTCTGATGAAGTGCTGGCGGACAACACTGAGGAGACTATGCCATCATTTGTCACACAAGGTGAAGAGGTAAAGCGTCCCAGGTCAGTGTGGTTGAAAAGAGCGATGGTAGTAGGCATTGTCGGATGCATTTCATTTGCAGGCTATACTTACCTCACCGAGACTCAACGCCAAATCAGCTCTGTCTCTACTTTTCTGGAAAGCGGCATCGGGAATTACCATATTGTTTACGGGAAAGACAAAAAAATCTATGTCCTGGCAATCACTGATATGGCAGCTCAATGGGCTCTTCAGACCATAGTTCGTACCCCCCAATCTTATCAGATGCAGGTACTGACACTTAAGGCAGAAGAGCAGCGTATTAGTAAATGGATAGGAAGTAACTGGCCACAGGTTAAATTTCATCGCGTTATACTGGATGAGCCACAACGTCCTGTTGTGCAAATTAGTGCTGAACGCACCCGGCTAAATGAATCAGAAAAAAGCCGTTTAATTAGTGCAATGTTGAAAGACATTCCTTATTCAAGCAGCATAGCTATTGAAAATTTATCTGATAAGAAAGTTAAAATGCTGGCGGTTGAAGGGTTAAAGAAAATGGCTTTGCTGTTTACTGAAATCGACAATGGCAGCAGTACCACTTTCGTTATTCGGGGAGCTATCGAGGATGGGGAACTGGACCGGTTGAAAAGCTTCATTACGCAATATTATCAAACCTGGGGTGGCGAATATATACAGTTTGCCCTGGAACTCAAAAATGACTGGCTGAAAGGTAAGTCATATAAGTACGGGGAGCAAGGCTATGTAAAACTCGCGCCCGGACACTGGTATTTCCCACGAAACATACAAAAGGATTTATAA
- a CDS encoding phosphopantetheine-binding protein, whose translation MPSISKVEGDKKDVMEANKELIHTINDVVATTLNHPLSEILPDKHLCYDLLADSLALLDLVLALEGKFEIEYKEEYLTDTEYVKDLYRIVNELMCRKVIN comes from the coding sequence ATGCCCTCCATCAGTAAGGTGGAGGGCGATAAAAAGGATGTTATGGAAGCTAATAAAGAATTAATTCATACAATTAATGACGTTGTCGCTACGACGCTTAATCACCCACTGTCCGAAATTCTACCTGATAAGCACCTTTGTTATGACTTGCTCGCTGATTCACTCGCCTTGCTGGATCTTGTGCTGGCTTTAGAGGGGAAATTTGAAATTGAGTATAAGGAAGAATATCTGACTGACACAGAGTATGTTAAGGATTTGTATCGAATTGTTAATGAATTGATGTGCAGAAAAGTGATTAACTAA